The following proteins are encoded in a genomic region of Acidobacteriota bacterium:
- a CDS encoding class I SAM-dependent methyltransferase: MAHVSSQVYDAISESYRDSKWLLFRHFVERYTVMELLGDLHDQTVLDMACGEGVYARQLKRAGAVDVTGVDISPAMVALAEAQERAEPLGCRYVCADAAGFSPAAPVDVVTAIYLLNYARTADQLERFGRACFDALRPGGRFVGFNDNVRRPPRPEDVPLTKYGLERTCARHPSREGDAIRYRITNHDGRTFEFDNYYLQSATYEAAMRDAGFKDFRWVDAMLDPVERTDPFWDDFMVQAPLTAFCATRT, translated from the coding sequence ATGGCCCACGTGAGTTCGCAGGTCTACGACGCTATCTCTGAGAGCTACCGCGACTCGAAGTGGCTGCTGTTCCGGCACTTCGTCGAGCGGTACACCGTAATGGAGTTGCTGGGAGACCTGCACGATCAGACGGTGCTGGACATGGCGTGCGGCGAGGGAGTCTACGCCCGCCAGTTGAAGCGGGCCGGCGCCGTCGACGTAACCGGCGTTGACATCTCGCCGGCCATGGTCGCTCTGGCCGAGGCCCAGGAGCGGGCTGAGCCACTCGGCTGCCGATATGTGTGCGCAGATGCCGCGGGTTTCAGCCCGGCCGCGCCGGTCGACGTGGTCACGGCCATTTATCTGCTGAACTACGCGCGCACCGCGGACCAATTGGAGCGCTTCGGCCGCGCCTGCTTCGATGCGCTACGGCCCGGCGGCCGGTTCGTCGGCTTCAACGACAATGTTCGCAGACCACCCAGACCCGAAGATGTGCCGCTCACCAAGTACGGACTGGAACGGACATGTGCGAGGCATCCGTCGCGCGAGGGCGACGCCATCCGGTACCGAATCACGAACCACGACGGCCGGACGTTCGAGTTCGACAACTACTACCTGCAGTCTGCCACTTACGAGGCCGCCATGCGCGACGCGGGCTTCAAGGACTTTCGGTGGGTCGACGCGATGCTGGATCCCGTCGAGCGAACGGATCCGTTCTGGGACGACTTCATGGTCCAGGCACCGCTCACGGCTTTCTGCGCGACGCGGACATGA